The following coding sequences are from one Natrarchaeobaculum sulfurireducens window:
- a CDS encoding ATP-NAD kinase family protein: MDALGFVINPIAGMGGRVGLKGTDGKLEDARELGAEPRAPDRAREALRSLRRREPDVSVLTAAGVLGEYAARDAGYEPTVVYDPVDDGDAEHRPEDPANPGTSAADTRAAVEAILAHGVDLVLFVGGDGTAVDVAGVLEGAGEKTPMLGVPAGVKIYSSVFAVTPADAGRIAAEFERVDSREVNDIDEEAYREGEVRSELRAIAPVPVAPDVQSGKQVASGSPDSLAAGFAREVESGRTYVFGPGSTVGAIETELGFEPSPLGVDVWRDGEVLVRDASEAEILDVLEDPTTIVVSPIGGQGFIFGRGNHQISPAVIDLADTVEVVAADEKLDALDVLRVDTDDEEIDEALRGWIRVRTGRFTTRLVNVV; this comes from the coding sequence ATGGACGCGCTGGGGTTCGTCATCAACCCGATCGCCGGTATGGGCGGTCGGGTCGGCCTGAAAGGAACCGACGGAAAACTCGAGGACGCACGTGAGCTAGGCGCAGAGCCACGGGCTCCCGACCGGGCACGGGAGGCGCTTCGGTCGTTACGACGGCGCGAGCCTGACGTATCCGTCCTCACTGCAGCCGGTGTGCTGGGTGAGTACGCCGCCCGCGACGCCGGCTACGAACCGACGGTCGTCTACGACCCGGTCGACGACGGGGATGCAGAGCACCGACCGGAGGACCCGGCGAACCCCGGGACGAGTGCGGCCGACACCCGGGCAGCCGTCGAGGCGATACTCGCACACGGCGTCGACCTCGTCCTCTTCGTCGGGGGCGACGGGACGGCCGTCGACGTCGCGGGCGTCCTCGAGGGCGCTGGAGAGAAGACGCCGATGCTCGGCGTACCGGCGGGCGTCAAGATATATTCGTCGGTGTTCGCGGTAACGCCAGCCGACGCGGGGCGGATCGCGGCCGAGTTCGAGCGCGTCGACTCCCGAGAGGTGAACGACATCGACGAGGAGGCCTACCGCGAAGGGGAGGTACGCTCGGAACTCAGGGCCATCGCCCCGGTTCCGGTTGCCCCCGACGTTCAATCCGGCAAGCAGGTTGCGAGCGGAAGTCCCGACTCGCTGGCCGCAGGATTCGCTCGCGAGGTCGAATCGGGCCGAACCTACGTCTTCGGCCCTGGAAGTACCGTCGGCGCGATCGAGACGGAACTGGGTTTCGAACCGTCGCCACTCGGCGTCGACGTCTGGCGTGACGGCGAGGTCCTCGTCCGCGACGCGTCCGAAGCCGAGATTCTGGACGTGCTCGAGGACCCGACCACGATCGTCGTCTCGCCGATCGGCGGCCAGGGCTTCATCTTCGGGCGAGGGAACCACCAGATATCGCCGGCCGTCATCGACTTGGCCGACACGGTCGAGGTCGTCGCCGCCGACGAGAAGCTAGACGCTCTGGACGTTCTTCGCGTCGATACTGACGACGAGGAGATCGACGAGGCCCTCCGTGGCTGGATTCGGGTCCGAACCGGTCGGTTCACCACCCGGCTCGTGAATGTTGTATAA
- a CDS encoding phosphate signaling complex PhoU family protein, with protein METRKVQRLGPSTLAMTLPAEWAAEHGVEKGDEVSLRTSGKGTLTVMPESASTEETEAIIHTDELDADAVERAIVAQYVLGRRIIRIEREDGALDSDHINAVYQAETQLMGLGVIEETPESISIRCSVDPEDFTLDNLLERLERTGQTMRGEAIKALAHGNPDLAQRALNRERQANKIFVLLLRLIFTAYQNPNLARAVGLNSGFPLIGYRSIAKNLELTADNAEDIAEIVIETDGHSLNVDSSVMRDIRELNEQVDLITTQSVEAAVERDYNKSNEVRRLFREISDREQEILADLPEMDNADLLRVREVLVSLQQTAQYAMRNAEIAANLALNEESEHTTIR; from the coding sequence ATGGAAACGCGGAAAGTGCAGCGACTCGGCCCGTCTACGCTCGCGATGACTCTTCCTGCCGAGTGGGCAGCGGAACACGGCGTCGAGAAAGGCGACGAAGTGTCGCTTCGGACCAGCGGCAAGGGCACGCTGACAGTGATGCCCGAGTCCGCCAGCACCGAAGAGACCGAGGCGATCATCCACACAGACGAGTTAGACGCTGACGCCGTCGAACGTGCGATCGTAGCCCAGTACGTTCTCGGCCGACGAATTATTCGAATCGAACGCGAAGACGGCGCGCTCGACTCCGATCACATCAACGCGGTCTACCAGGCCGAAACGCAGCTGATGGGCCTTGGCGTCATCGAAGAGACGCCCGAGAGCATCTCCATTCGGTGTTCTGTCGACCCCGAAGACTTCACGCTCGACAACCTGCTAGAACGGCTCGAGCGGACCGGCCAGACGATGCGAGGGGAGGCAATCAAAGCACTCGCTCACGGTAACCCCGACCTCGCCCAGCGGGCGCTCAACCGCGAGCGGCAGGCGAACAAGATCTTCGTCCTCTTGCTTCGACTGATCTTCACCGCCTACCAGAACCCGAACCTCGCCCGCGCGGTTGGACTGAACAGCGGGTTCCCCCTGATCGGCTACCGATCGATCGCGAAGAATCTCGAGCTGACGGCGGACAACGCCGAAGACATCGCCGAGATCGTCATCGAGACCGACGGGCACAGCCTGAACGTCGACAGCTCCGTGATGCGTGACATCCGGGAGCTCAACGAGCAGGTCGACCTGATCACGACGCAGTCAGTCGAGGCAGCCGTCGAACGCGACTACAACAAATCGAACGAGGTTCGCCGTCTGTTCAGAGAGATTTCGGATCGAGAACAGGAGATTCTCGCCGATCTCCCCGAGATGGACAACGCGGATCTCCTGCGGGTCCGCGAGGTACTCGTCAGCCTCCAGCAGACCGCCCAGTACGCCATGCGAAACGCCGAGATCGCGGCCAACCTCGCTCTCAACGAGGAGTCAGAACACACGACGATCAGGTAG
- a CDS encoding DUF7525 family protein has translation MATQSESSTDMGVGLALALSAIAVIGAALMYTGAPDIEAAWGFAAAMIFSSLAVVGIHLYWG, from the coding sequence ATGGCTACGCAATCGGAGTCGTCGACGGATATGGGTGTCGGACTCGCGCTCGCACTCAGCGCGATCGCGGTCATTGGTGCCGCGCTGATGTACACCGGTGCACCGGACATCGAGGCTGCATGGGGCTTCGCCGCAGCCATGATCTTTAGCTCGCTGGCGGTCGTCGGCATCCACCTCTACTGGGGCTGA
- a CDS encoding pyridoxal phosphate-dependent aminotransferase translates to MTSQRAADVSPFIAMDVLERANELEDVVHLEVGEPDFEPPARVAETAIESIQAGNTGYTASRGKPALRRAISAYYDRTYGVNVDPGRIVVTPGSSPGLLLAMAAIVDPGDTVALTDPHYACYPNFVRTVGGRVETIPLRPENAFKPDIGDFEAALEASTRALVLNSPANPTGAVMDGSTLAALSRTASRTDTTIISDEIYHGLSYGVDDHTILEYTDDAFVLDGFSKRFGMTGWRLGWLVVPPAFVDAVNRLMQNLLICAPNFVQDAGIAALEPSADRLAEIRDRYRARRDLLVDAVTDWGLDLGYTPQGAYYLLVDVSDLPGETLEIADLFLETAGVAVTPGVDFGESASEYLRFSYATDTESITDAIDRLERLLERTDVV, encoded by the coding sequence ATGACTTCTCAGCGGGCAGCCGACGTGTCACCGTTCATCGCGATGGACGTCCTGGAACGGGCGAACGAACTCGAGGACGTAGTTCACCTCGAGGTCGGCGAGCCGGACTTCGAGCCACCAGCCAGGGTGGCCGAGACGGCCATCGAGTCGATCCAGGCGGGCAACACTGGCTATACAGCTTCGCGGGGAAAGCCGGCGCTCAGACGAGCGATCTCCGCCTACTACGACCGAACGTACGGCGTCAACGTCGATCCCGGGCGTATCGTGGTGACGCCGGGGTCGTCCCCGGGGTTGTTGCTCGCGATGGCGGCCATCGTCGATCCCGGTGACACCGTCGCCCTCACGGACCCACACTACGCGTGTTACCCGAACTTCGTTCGAACCGTCGGCGGCCGGGTCGAGACCATCCCGCTCCGTCCGGAGAACGCCTTCAAGCCCGACATCGGCGACTTTGAGGCGGCGCTCGAGGCGTCGACCCGCGCGCTCGTGCTCAACTCACCTGCAAACCCGACTGGGGCCGTGATGGACGGCTCGACCCTCGCCGCCCTCTCGAGGACTGCATCCCGGACCGACACGACGATCATCTCGGACGAGATCTATCACGGCCTCTCTTACGGCGTCGACGACCACACGATCCTCGAGTACACCGATGACGCGTTCGTCCTCGACGGCTTCTCGAAACGCTTCGGGATGACCGGTTGGCGACTCGGCTGGCTCGTCGTCCCGCCGGCGTTCGTCGACGCCGTCAACCGGTTGATGCAGAACCTGCTGATCTGTGCGCCCAACTTCGTCCAGGACGCCGGCATCGCTGCGCTCGAGCCGTCCGCCGACCGACTGGCCGAGATCCGCGACCGATACCGGGCGCGTCGCGACCTGCTGGTCGACGCTGTCACCGACTGGGGGCTCGACCTCGGTTACACCCCACAAGGTGCGTACTACCTGCTGGTCGACGTCTCCGACCTGCCGGGTGAGACGCTCGAGATCGCCGATCTGTTCCTCGAGACGGCGGGCGTCGCCGTCACACCGGGCGTCGACTTCGGCGAGTCTGCGAGTGAGTACCTTCGATTCTCGTATGCGACCGACACCGAGTCGATTACCGACGCGATCGACCGACTCGAGCGTCTGCTCGAGCGTACTGACGTCGTCTGA
- a CDS encoding DUF7123 family protein, whose product MTDYSDEEQRILSYLRESTARGERYFRAKNIANAIGLSSKQVGARLPHLAEKSDDIDIEKWGRARSTTWKVTVS is encoded by the coding sequence ATGACCGACTACTCCGACGAAGAGCAGCGGATCCTCTCGTACCTCCGCGAGAGCACCGCCCGTGGTGAACGATACTTCCGGGCGAAAAATATCGCGAACGCAATCGGACTCTCGTCGAAGCAGGTAGGTGCACGGCTCCCGCATCTGGCCGAGAAATCTGACGACATCGACATCGAAAAGTGGGGGCGTGCCCGCTCGACGACGTGGAAAGTGACGGTGAGTTGA
- a CDS encoding CoxG family protein, translated as MTVRVERSFELPAPPDRVWDFISDPKNRARSISVVNEFVATDPDGRRVTWHVDLPIPLVRRTVQVDTEDVSRRPPEYVKFVGSSKVMEVTGEHTIVETDGGSRLENRFVVDGKFPGVETFFKRNLDDELTNLQRALERDLDRGGA; from the coding sequence ATGACTGTACGGGTCGAGCGGTCGTTCGAACTACCGGCACCCCCCGATCGCGTCTGGGACTTCATCTCCGATCCGAAAAACCGGGCCCGATCGATCAGCGTCGTCAACGAGTTCGTCGCCACCGATCCTGACGGACGGCGGGTTACCTGGCACGTCGACTTACCGATTCCACTCGTACGGCGAACGGTACAGGTCGACACCGAAGACGTCTCCCGCAGGCCACCGGAGTACGTCAAGTTCGTCGGCAGCTCGAAAGTGATGGAGGTGACCGGCGAACACACGATCGTCGAGACCGACGGCGGCTCGCGCCTCGAGAACCGCTTCGTCGTCGACGGCAAGTTCCCAGGCGTCGAGACGTTTTTCAAACGAAACCTCGACGACGAACTGACGAATCTCCAGCGCGCGCTCGAGCGCGACCTCGACCGAGGTGGGGCGTGA
- a CDS encoding carbon-nitrogen family hydrolase, with amino-acid sequence MTGSTSAPDELTIALAQLHVEAGNVTANLERALEAIEQAAARGADLVALPELFSVGFFAFDRYDELAEPVEGETLTRVREAAADAGVAVLAGSIVEDLAATESVPTPADEGLANTAVLFDADGNRKLAYRKHHLFGYESAESELLVPGERLETASVCGMTVAVTTCYDLRFPELYRRFVDDGADLLLVPSAWPYPRIEHWETLSRARAIENQCYVATINGSGHFPEADATLLGRSTVYDPWGVPLASSGEEPSLITCELEPGRVDSVREEFPALDDRRVGRQE; translated from the coding sequence ATGACTGGTTCGACGTCCGCCCCGGACGAACTGACGATCGCCCTCGCGCAACTGCACGTCGAGGCCGGTAACGTGACGGCAAACCTCGAGCGTGCACTCGAGGCGATCGAACAGGCGGCTGCCCGTGGCGCGGATCTGGTTGCACTGCCGGAACTGTTTTCGGTCGGCTTCTTCGCGTTCGATCGGTACGACGAACTCGCCGAACCTGTCGAGGGCGAGACGCTCACGCGGGTCCGCGAGGCAGCCGCCGACGCCGGCGTTGCAGTCCTCGCGGGAAGCATCGTCGAAGACCTCGCCGCGACGGAGTCGGTTCCGACGCCTGCCGACGAGGGGCTAGCAAACACTGCCGTCCTGTTCGACGCCGACGGGAACCGAAAGCTGGCGTATCGAAAGCACCACCTCTTCGGCTATGAGTCCGCCGAGTCGGAGTTGCTCGTCCCTGGCGAGCGACTCGAGACGGCGAGCGTTTGCGGGATGACCGTCGCCGTCACGACCTGCTACGATCTCCGATTTCCGGAGCTGTACCGCCGGTTCGTCGACGACGGGGCCGACCTCTTGCTCGTCCCGAGCGCGTGGCCCTATCCCCGGATCGAACACTGGGAGACCCTCTCGCGGGCCCGAGCGATCGAAAACCAGTGTTATGTCGCGACAATAAACGGCAGCGGCCACTTCCCCGAGGCCGACGCGACGCTGCTCGGCCGGTCCACCGTTTACGACCCGTGGGGCGTCCCACTCGCCTCGAGCGGCGAGGAGCCGTCGTTGATCACCTGCGAACTCGAGCCGGGCCGCGTCGATTCGGTTCGCGAGGAGTTTCCCGCACTGGACGACCGGCGAGTTGGCCGACAGGAGTGA
- a CDS encoding metal-dependent hydrolase, with protein MWPLGHVAIAYLCYTLSTRLRYDLPPGHLAVLALVFASQFPDLLDKPLAWYLGILPTGRTLGHSLLFLVPLSIAGYLLARRYARGEYAIAFAIGALSHTIVDAVPILWDPDETGAHLLWPITPVDAYESGAPSVLGLLVDSMSDPYFLSEFVFAAVALAVWRDDGYPGLEPIRGLLERVRPTPDSS; from the coding sequence ATGTGGCCGCTCGGACACGTCGCCATCGCGTACCTCTGTTATACTCTCTCGACCCGCCTCCGGTACGACCTCCCGCCGGGACACCTCGCAGTGCTGGCACTGGTCTTCGCCAGCCAGTTCCCGGACCTGCTCGACAAACCGCTGGCGTGGTATCTGGGTATCCTCCCGACGGGTCGGACGCTCGGTCACTCGCTGTTGTTCCTGGTGCCGCTTTCGATCGCGGGCTATCTGCTCGCCCGGCGGTACGCTCGAGGCGAGTACGCCATCGCGTTCGCGATCGGGGCGCTTTCGCATACGATCGTCGACGCGGTGCCGATCCTCTGGGACCCCGACGAAACCGGGGCCCATCTGCTGTGGCCCATTACGCCCGTCGACGCTTACGAGAGCGGTGCGCCGAGCGTCCTCGGACTCCTCGTCGATTCGATGAGTGACCCGTACTTCCTCTCGGAGTTCGTCTTCGCTGCGGTCGCGCTGGCCGTCTGGCGAGACGACGGCTATCCCGGCCTCGAGCCGATCCGTGGACTGCTCGAGCGCGTTCGCCCGACGCCGGACAGTTCCTGA
- a CDS encoding YqjF family protein, with the protein MRAFLSMQWRELLFAHWRVDPERLTGRLPDGVAVDTYHGDAYLGVVPFVMDDIRPSGSPIGLSFGELNLRTYVTVDGTPGVYFFNLDADDRLGVGIARSLFRLPYYRATMDIDTQGTGTDRIVSFRSRRRTRRANPARFDARYGPDGAFDTPDPGSLEAFLTERYRFYTANDRGRLYYGDIGHEPWDLAPAWADIEANTLFRANGFDHPDGDPLLYFAAPIDVRAGRIHRH; encoded by the coding sequence ATGCGAGCGTTCTTGTCGATGCAGTGGCGGGAGTTGCTCTTCGCCCACTGGCGCGTCGATCCCGAACGGCTCACCGGAAGGCTGCCGGACGGAGTGGCCGTCGATACGTATCACGGCGACGCGTACCTGGGTGTCGTTCCGTTCGTGATGGACGACATCCGACCGAGCGGCTCGCCGATCGGGCTGTCCTTTGGCGAACTCAACCTCCGGACGTACGTCACAGTCGACGGGACGCCGGGAGTCTACTTCTTCAACCTGGATGCCGACGACCGCCTCGGCGTCGGCATCGCTCGCTCGCTGTTTCGGTTGCCGTACTATCGGGCGACGATGGATATCGACACGCAGGGCACCGGGACCGACCGGATCGTCTCGTTTCGAAGTCGCCGCCGGACGCGCAGGGCGAATCCAGCCAGATTCGACGCCCGGTACGGCCCGGACGGCGCGTTCGACACGCCCGATCCTGGGTCGCTCGAGGCGTTTTTGACCGAGCGGTACCGGTTTTATACGGCGAACGATCGGGGGCGGCTTTACTACGGCGATATCGGTCACGAGCCGTGGGACCTCGCTCCCGCGTGGGCCGACATCGAGGCCAACACGCTCTTTCGAGCCAACGGATTCGACCATCCGGACGGAGACCCGCTCCTGTATTTCGCGGCCCCCATCGACGTGCGTGCAGGTCGGATTCATCGACACTGA
- a CDS encoding ribbon-helix-helix protein, CopG family: MTRRVTVSLDDDSTTALETLSAETGTGQSEVMRRALTFYAANFEAATGRPSDNLEQYYQMLSSGEHVLLDIDFLHAFLEHVCDGDGPDPSFVEAADRVSDYHAREYADRFDEVGDVLEWLSFCGFLAVRHEDNGVYHVVFPSEPVRWFMSRFIERSTADLPVDVEIEPGVSKAIITERPTTE, encoded by the coding sequence ATGACACGACGCGTCACAGTATCGCTCGACGACGATTCGACGACGGCACTCGAGACGCTCAGTGCTGAAACGGGCACGGGACAGAGCGAAGTTATGCGCCGTGCACTGACGTTTTATGCGGCGAATTTCGAGGCGGCAACTGGTCGACCGAGTGATAATTTAGAACAGTACTATCAGATGCTCTCGTCTGGCGAGCACGTCTTGCTGGACATCGACTTCTTACACGCGTTCTTAGAACACGTCTGTGACGGTGATGGCCCCGATCCGTCGTTCGTCGAGGCCGCCGATCGTGTCTCTGACTACCACGCTCGCGAGTACGCAGACCGGTTCGACGAAGTCGGGGACGTACTCGAGTGGCTCTCGTTCTGTGGGTTTTTGGCGGTTCGACACGAGGACAATGGGGTCTATCACGTCGTGTTTCCGTCGGAGCCGGTTCGCTGGTTCATGTCGCGGTTTATCGAGCGTAGCACGGCCGATTTGCCGGTCGATGTCGAGATCGAGCCGGGAGTCTCGAAGGCGATCATCACCGAGCGCCCGACCACAGAGTGA
- a CDS encoding Nramp family divalent metal transporter: MAITDRLRSVGPGALVAAAFIGPGTVTTASVIGAEYAYVLLWTIVFSILATMVLQEMSARLGLITQQGLGEALRKQFDNPVLSAFAVGLVVTAIGIGTAAFQTGNITGGAAGLTTITGVGENIWGPVIGLVAGALLFTGNYKLIERVFIGLVVVMGLAFIVNAIVVQPDIGALSVGLVPTVPDGSALLIAGLIGTTVVGYNLFLHASTVQEKWNDPEDLKDVQYDTILLVAVGGLITTAIVVTAAAVFPEGTSIADVGEMADQLEPVMGGFALTFFAIGLFAAGFTSAMSAPLAGAYATAGALGWDRDLKSTRFRAIWITILGVGIIFSGMGFNPVEVILLAQVANGLLLPILAIFLIYAMNNEALLGEHTNSPIQNLLGGIVTLVAIMIGVLTLNDNLPAFIDVLTGLLGL, translated from the coding sequence ATGGCAATCACAGACAGACTGAGATCAGTCGGACCCGGCGCGTTAGTCGCGGCGGCGTTCATCGGTCCCGGCACCGTCACGACCGCGAGCGTAATCGGCGCGGAGTACGCCTACGTCCTGCTGTGGACCATCGTCTTCTCGATTTTGGCGACCATGGTGTTACAGGAGATGAGCGCTCGATTGGGCCTGATCACCCAGCAGGGGCTGGGGGAAGCGTTGCGCAAGCAGTTCGACAATCCTGTCTTAAGTGCGTTCGCGGTCGGGCTGGTCGTGACGGCGATCGGCATCGGTACCGCGGCGTTCCAGACCGGCAACATCACCGGTGGCGCGGCCGGGCTCACGACGATCACTGGCGTTGGAGAGAACATCTGGGGGCCCGTGATCGGGCTGGTCGCGGGGGCATTGCTGTTCACTGGAAACTACAAGCTCATCGAGCGGGTCTTCATCGGGCTGGTGGTGGTGATGGGACTTGCGTTCATCGTGAACGCAATCGTCGTTCAACCAGATATCGGGGCGCTTTCCGTCGGGCTCGTCCCCACGGTCCCCGACGGGTCGGCGTTGTTGATCGCCGGACTCATCGGTACGACGGTCGTCGGCTACAATCTCTTCTTGCACGCGAGTACGGTGCAAGAGAAGTGGAACGATCCGGAGGACCTCAAGGACGTCCAGTACGACACGATCCTCCTGGTCGCAGTCGGCGGGCTGATCACCACGGCGATCGTCGTCACCGCTGCAGCGGTGTTCCCCGAAGGGACCTCGATCGCCGACGTCGGCGAGATGGCCGACCAACTCGAGCCGGTGATGGGCGGGTTCGCCCTGACGTTTTTCGCAATCGGGCTGTTCGCGGCTGGCTTTACCAGTGCGATGAGCGCACCGCTCGCCGGGGCCTACGCCACGGCAGGTGCACTCGGCTGGGACCGTGACCTCAAATCCACCCGGTTCCGTGCGATCTGGATCACCATCCTCGGGGTCGGCATTATCTTCTCCGGGATGGGGTTCAACCCCGTCGAGGTGATCCTCCTGGCACAGGTTGCAAACGGGCTGCTGTTGCCGATTCTCGCCATCTTCCTGATTTATGCGATGAACAACGAAGCGCTGCTCGGTGAGCACACGAACTCTCCCATTCAGAACCTGCTCGGGGGAATCGTTACGCTGGTAGCGATCATGATCGGCGTATTGACACTCAACGACAACCTTCCAGCGTTTATCGACGTCTTGACCGGACTGCTCGGTCTCTAA
- a CDS encoding hydantoinase/oxoprolinase family protein, with the protein MTQHTAIGVDVGGTFTDVALSVDDRLVTAKVPTTDDQSVGVLEGIAKACEQAGIDPSNLDEFAHAMTVSVNALLERGGAKTALVTTAGFRDVLEIGRQDRPDLYDLDAEKPNPLVPRRRRFELEERTTADGVEQPVDPEAVRALAETLRAEAVEAVAVSLLHAYADPENEQVVAEVLREELDVPVSASHEVLAEFREYERTSTTAVDAYVRPAIDSYVGRLVEEARASGIPAPQIMQANGGIADPETVREHAVTTTLSGPAAGVVGAAATVDDTDVEGLVTFDMGGTSSDVSLVRDGEAERTTDSEIAGVPIRTPMVDVNTVGAGGGSIAWVDAGGALRVGPQSSGAQPGPACYGRGGTEATVTDANVVLGYIGPETALGGEMTLDVEAAHDALERLAEKAGLEDALEAAQGVYRVANATMTRTIRSVTVERGHDPREFALVAFGGAGPMHATALAEALDVDRVVIPRPGGVLSAFGLLAADESYDAVRTVGVELENEARRASDSRTGSEMTRETADRDRLEGVYDDLVSDVLADTSDSDAAVVSRAADCRYAGQSFELTVPVDESFDADAVARRFHEAHDQAYGYTMEEGIEVVNLRATATVEGAEPVVRHDGDGDAVLGSREAHFPDVGTRETTVYDRDRLESGTTISGPAVLEQAESTTVVPPAWVGDVLADGTLVLSREEVRDR; encoded by the coding sequence ATGACCCAACACACCGCAATCGGCGTCGACGTCGGTGGAACCTTCACCGACGTGGCGCTCTCAGTAGACGATCGACTCGTAACGGCGAAAGTACCGACGACCGACGACCAGAGCGTCGGGGTCTTAGAAGGGATCGCGAAAGCCTGCGAACAGGCCGGCATCGATCCGAGCAACCTCGACGAGTTCGCCCACGCGATGACCGTCTCGGTCAACGCCCTGCTCGAGCGCGGTGGCGCGAAGACGGCACTCGTGACGACGGCGGGCTTTCGAGACGTCCTCGAGATCGGTCGACAGGATCGGCCGGACCTGTACGATCTCGACGCCGAAAAACCGAACCCGCTGGTCCCGCGTCGGCGACGGTTCGAACTGGAAGAGCGAACGACGGCGGACGGCGTCGAACAGCCGGTCGACCCGGAAGCGGTGCGTGCCCTCGCGGAGACGCTCCGGGCAGAAGCCGTCGAGGCCGTCGCCGTCTCCCTGCTGCACGCCTACGCAGATCCCGAGAACGAGCAAGTCGTCGCCGAGGTCCTCCGGGAGGAACTCGACGTGCCGGTTTCTGCCTCACACGAGGTGCTCGCCGAGTTCCGTGAGTACGAGCGAACGTCGACGACGGCCGTCGACGCCTACGTTCGCCCGGCGATCGACAGCTACGTGGGTCGACTGGTCGAGGAAGCTCGAGCGTCTGGAATCCCTGCACCGCAGATCATGCAGGCCAACGGCGGAATCGCCGACCCCGAGACGGTCCGCGAACACGCCGTGACGACGACGCTTTCGGGCCCTGCAGCCGGCGTCGTCGGCGCTGCGGCGACCGTCGACGACACCGACGTCGAGGGGCTCGTTACGTTCGACATGGGCGGCACCTCGAGCGACGTCAGCCTCGTCCGCGACGGGGAAGCCGAACGAACGACGGATTCGGAAATCGCGGGCGTCCCGATCCGGACGCCGATGGTCGACGTGAACACCGTCGGCGCGGGTGGCGGCTCGATCGCCTGGGTCGACGCCGGCGGCGCGCTGCGGGTCGGGCCCCAATCCTCGGGCGCTCAGCCTGGCCCGGCCTGCTATGGCCGTGGTGGAACGGAGGCGACGGTAACCGACGCCAACGTCGTTCTCGGGTATATCGGCCCCGAAACGGCCCTCGGCGGCGAGATGACACTCGACGTCGAGGCCGCCCACGATGCTCTCGAGCGGCTGGCCGAGAAAGCGGGCCTCGAGGATGCACTCGAGGCGGCCCAGGGCGTCTATCGCGTCGCGAACGCGACGATGACGCGGACGATTCGGTCGGTAACCGTCGAACGCGGTCACGATCCGCGCGAGTTCGCCCTCGTCGCCTTCGGCGGGGCTGGCCCGATGCACGCGACGGCGCTCGCCGAGGCGCTCGATGTCGACCGGGTCGTGATTCCGCGTCCGGGCGGCGTGCTGTCGGCGTTCGGACTGCTGGCGGCCGACGAGAGCTACGACGCCGTGCGGACGGTCGGGGTCGAACTCGAGAACGAGGCGCGACGCGCCTCGGACAGTCGAACGGGAAGTGAAATGACCCGTGAGACCGCAGACCGCGACCGACTCGAGGGCGTTTACGACGACCTCGTCTCCGACGTCCTCGCGGATACGTCAGACTCCGATGCGGCGGTCGTCTCCCGCGCTGCGGACTGTCGGTACGCCGGACAGAGCTTCGAGTTGACCGTCCCCGTCGACGAGTCGTTCGATGCCGACGCCGTCGCCAGGCGGTTCCACGAGGCCCACGACCAGGCCTATGGCTACACGATGGAGGAAGGAATCGAGGTCGTCAACCTGCGAGCGACGGCGACCGTCGAGGGAGCCGAACCCGTCGTCCGCCACGACGGCGACGGAGACGCCGTACTCGGCAGTCGGGAGGCACACTTCCCGGACGTCGGCACGAGGGAGACGACAGTGTACGACCGTGACCGCCTCGAGTCCGGCACGACCATCTCCGGACCGGCGGTGTTAGAACAGGCAGAGAGTACGACCGTCGTGCCACCGGCCTGGGTGGGCGACGTACTCGCGGACGGAACGCTCGTACTGAGCCGAGAAGAGGTGCGAGACCGATGA